In Grus americana isolate bGruAme1 chromosome 17, bGruAme1.mat, whole genome shotgun sequence, the following proteins share a genomic window:
- the BPIFB2 gene encoding BPI fold-containing family B member 2, translated as MGSLARKGASMVKLCTLSILLSLLVPAHTTRSPDCGGILTPAGLSYLAEVSKPHAEAVLRQDLMTPTVPDLFLSSPKPSRNQINAVKVTELSLSLIPDTGLRLSIDVDLGVTPAPSTTKVMRLSILADIHVEMNPEGNLELVTSACKPTMEEMQSTEEMESKSSSSDMDKEINIDKICVEVSKLLLLPNEQLMSLTAQFPVTPSCQLQYLPLAAPMFSEQGITISLQTTFQVAGMVIPLPVSPVPFSMPEAASSSPSHLTLAFSEHFYTSLFFALEMAGAFNMTIPSPLTTATMSQKITQMGSLFQEDVPVMLQAVFRSSSRVVLEEGKAALKLFLTIHVGASSSAFQSFLSMNVDISAGILLSVADTRMMISAATIEDIELSLAASDVGPIPAALLEELFLPTIREEVLAQMNVVLSEGVFLPHMYSFTYTDINVMIHKDYVLVPCNLKLLSRTGEQTTMG; from the exons ATGGGAAGCCTGGCCAGAAAAG GTGCCAGCATGGTGAAACTCTGCACCCTGAGCATCCTCCTGAGCCTCCTGGTCCCCGCTCACACCACCAGATCACCCGACTGCGGGGGCATTCTCACCCCAGCAGGACTGAGCTACC TTGCTGAAGTTTCAAAGCCACATGCAGAGGCAGTCCTCAGGCAGGACCTAATGACCCCGACAGTCCCAGACCTGTTTCTCAGTTCCCCAAAGCCCAGCAG gaACCAAATTAACGCCGTCAAAGTCACCGAGCTGTCTCTGTCGCTCATCCCTGACACTGGGCTACGGCTGAGCATCGATGTGGACCTCGGGGTCACGCCTGCCCC CTCAACCACCAAGGTGATGAGACTGTCCATCCTGGCAGACATCCACGTGGAAATGAACCCCGAAGGGAACCTGGAGCTGGTGACCTCTGCCTGCAAACCCACCATGGAGGAGATGCAGAGCACCGAGGAGATGGAAAG CAAGTCCTCTAGTTCAGACATGGACAAGGAGATTAACATCGATAAG ATTTGCGTGGAAGTCTCCAAATTGCTGCTTTTGCCAAATGAACAGCTGATGTCTCTGACAG CTCAGTTCCCTGTCACGCCGAGCTGCCAGCTCCAGTACCTGCCCCTGGCTGCACCCATGTTCTCTGAGCAGGGAATCACCATATCCTTGCAA ACGACTTTCCAGGTGGCAGGGATGGTAATCCCCCTGCCAGTCAGCCCCGTGCCATTCAGCATGCCCGAGGCGGCGAGCTCCAGCCCTTCCCACCTCACCCTGGCTTTCTCTGAGCACTTCTACACCAGCCTCTTCTTTGCCCTGGAAATGGCTGGAGCTTTCAACATGACCATCCCG AGCCCATTGACCACTGCCACCATGTCACAGAAGATTACTCAG ATGGGCTCCCTCTTCCAGGAGGACGTACCGGTGATGCTGCAAGCTGTGTTCAGGAGCTCATCTCgggtggtgctggaggaaggcaaggCAGCCCTGAAGCTCTTCCTCACCATCCACGTCGGGGCAAGCTCGTCGGCTTTCCAGAGCTTTCTGAGCATGAACGTG GATATATCAGCAGGAATCCTCCTTAGCGTTGCCGACACAAGGATGATGATCTCTGCAGCAACAATAGA GGATATCGAGCTCAGCCTGGCTGCCTCTGACGTGGGTCCCATACCG GCTGCCTTACTGGAGGAGTTATTTTTGCCCACAATCCGTGAGGAGGTTCTGGCTCAGATGAACG tggtCCTGAGTGAAGGCGTATTCCTGCCCCACATGTACAGCTTTACCTACACTGACATCAACGTCATGATTCACAAG GACTACGTCTTGGTCCCCTGCAACCTCAAGCTACTCTCAAGGACTGGAGAGCAGACCACCATGGGCTGA
- the LOC129214349 gene encoding BPI fold-containing family B member 3-like yields MSAFWAVFLLCSLLTPSQGLGIMSSVAKVGVDDITKSLATHNLQKLPLGLLEKDSPLSSLLGRHGVLGGLLGEDSAAGRLLGRDGVLGGLLGGDGAAGGLLGGDGVLGGLLGEDGAAGRLLGRDGVLGGLLGGDGAAGGLLGGDGVLGGLLGKDGAAGSLLGGDGVLGGLLGKDGAAGSLLGGDGVLGGLLGKDGAAGSLLGGDGVLGGLLGKDGLVDGLLGKDGLVDSLLDVVLDLLMGKNGLLGKDGLAGNLLRGNGGDFTVAKIVNNTLPKISLRSLSGLGHQVGFKTQLLVETKSAAGRVLCVQVEADVAMLVQDKWAAIQNNKDCKTSNINIHVRPNVPLLDQPLKRYLSDVLSEVGCDIINTKLNMVSALLGSRTSALPLRGLGDLPPFSIISGNAIKLDLNLPFEDMEGSVVASTQGWPLTATLLLATGRPPQLSLSQRALDVLLQPVQGQEAFNLNITNLMVPDSISLSTSALLPVIPQLAKILPSSLPLELHVRAANEPVVAVRGRRATATLKASIDVFSPLLQLSQKPLFSLDTDIILNVIPSVSDGKLRTTLDLDSVKLTRAPLRLSPLSVSPLAEWLKQVLAAAYVPAVNDALSVSVPLPNILNTSLRNTKVDITDADDSPDQTDLKGSCSGGSLTSDII; encoded by the exons ATGTCTGCGTTCTGGgctgtcttcctcctctgcagcctgctgaCCCCTTCACAAGGACTTGGAATCATGTCCTCGGTTGCCAAAGTGGGTGTAGATG atattacAAAGTCACTTGCCACACATAACCTCCAGAAACTTCCACTTGGCCTCCTTGAAAAAGATAGCCCTCTTAGCAGTCTCCTTGGCAGACATGGTGTCCTTGGTGGTCTCCTTGGTGAAGACAGTGCTGCTGGCAGACTCCTCGGCAGAGATGGTGTCCTTGGTGGTCTCCTTGGTGGAgatggtgctgctggtggtctCCTTGGTGGAGATGGTGTGCTTGGTGGTCTCCTTGGTGAAGACGGTGCTGCTGGCAGACTCCTTGGCAGAGATGGTGTCCTTGGTGGTCTCCTTGGTGGAGACGGTGCTGCTGGTGGTCTCCTTGGCGGAGATGGTGTCCTTGGTGGACTCCTTGGCAAAGATGGTGCCGCTGGCAGTCTCCTTGGCGGAGATGGTGTCCTTGGTGGTCTCCTTGGCAAAGATGGTGCCGCTGGCAGTCTCCTTGGCGGAGATGGTGTCCTTGGTGGTCTCCTTGGCAAAGATGGTGCTGCTGGCAGTCTCCTTGGCGGAGATGGTGTCCTTGGTGGTCTCCTTGGAAAAGATGGTCTTGTTGATGGTCTCCTTGGAAAAGATGGTCTTGTTGACAGTCTCCTTGATGTTGTCCTTGATCTTCTCATGGGCAAAAATGGTCTCCTTGGCAAAGATGGTCTCGCTGGCAATCTCCTTCGTGGAAATGGTGGAGATTTCACAGT GGCAAAAATTGTGAACAACACTCTCCCCAAAATAAGTCTGCGCTCCCTGTCAGGCCTTGGGCATCAGGTGggcttcaaaacccagctgtTGGTAGAGACCAAAAG TGCAGCGGGCAGGGTGCTCTGTGTGCAGGTGGAAGCAGATGTGGCCATGCTGGTCCAGGACAAGTGGGCAGCTATCCAGAACAATAAGGACTGCAAGACTTCTAACATAAACATCCATGTGAG ACCCAACGTGCCACTTCTGGATCAGCCTTTAAAACGCTACCTTAGTGATGTCCTGAGTGAGGTG GGGTGCGACATCATCAACACCAAACTCAACATGGTGAGCGCTCTGCTCGGCTCCAGGACCT CCGCACTCCCGCTCAGGGGTCTGGGAGATCTGCCCCCCTTTTCCATCATCAGTGGCAATGCTATCAAGCTGGACCTAAAC CTCCCCTTTGAGGACATGGAGGGGAGCGTGGTGGCCTCCACGCAGGGATGGCCGCTCACTGccaccctgctgctggccaccgGCCGCCCGCCGcagctcagcctctcccagcgcGCCCTTGACGTCCTGCTGCAGCCGGTCCAGGGGCAGGAAGCCTTCAACCTCAACATCACCAACTTGATG GTGCCCGATAGCATCTCGCTGTCCACGTCTGCCCTTCTCCCAGTCATCCCCCAG CTCGCCAAGATCCTCCCCAGCTCTCTGCCACTGGAGCTGCACGTGCGGGCGGCCAACGAGCCAGTGGTGGCCGTGAGGGGCAGAAGAGCCACTGCCACCCTCAAAGCCTCTATTGATGTCTTCAGTCCCCTCCTGCAGTTGTCCCAGAAGCCCCTCTTCTCCCTCGACACG GACATCATTCTGAACGTCATCCCATCAGTCTCGGATGGGAAACTGCGAACCACCCTGGATCTTGACAG TGTTAAACTGACACGGGCACCCCTGAGACTCAGCCCTCTCAGT GTCTCCCCGCTTGCAGAATGGCTCAAGCAAGTCCTTGCGGCTGCATACGTACCTGCCGTTAATG ATGCCTTGAGCGTGTCGGTCCCTCTGCCCAACATTCTCAACACCAGCCTCAGAAACACCAAGGTCGACATCACCGAT GCAGATGACTCTCCTGACCAGACCGATCTAAAAGGATCCTGCTCGGGAGGATCCTTGACCTCGGACATCATCTGA
- the BPIFB6 gene encoding BPI fold-containing family B member 6: MSGFWCILFLGGWLAWSGGADGPGAVIRIDLGTIDRAVSAALNESDVLQKMAEEATKKKPNAKPIKGISGLKVKDLHPPVISLALSPGLGLFMAVLVQMTFTGKSFIGGNVEISLTANLTASSWLWQDTAGIPRFSSRNCHITLISVKTNLPSSMLPKVTSKFLNSTLQKVLPGLLCPAVDAVLNLVNAKFTTMASEIPLGTAGTLQYTLLNPPMTSETFIELDLKTILHQKEGKEVDIPIDQPSLASLPPKRDAATQLILSANFLSAELCILQTSFNLDISNNTVLGLPPLVTTMLGALIPEISKVLPPSQPLVIEMREAKAPVMSITPDKSFVQLFSTAEFQVSPLDSAPESLFVLDVHSNLEVQFAIEDEKLQLSLALQSLSRVALASSSLGMFDELPLKGVLADIVHVAYVPSINRVLHGGVPLPDLLGITYQRANISRFENALVLDVPIAET; this comes from the exons ATGTCAGGGTTTTGGTGCATTTTATTCCTTGGTGGCTGGCTGGCGTGGTCGGGAGGAGCTGATGGCCCAGGAGCTGTCATCAGGATCGATCTTGGAACGATTGACCGGG CGGTCTCTGCTGCTCTGAATGAAAGTGACGTTCTGCAGAAAATGGCAGAggaagccacaaaaaaaaaaccaaacgccAAACCCATCAAAGGCATCTCAGG gctaAAAGTGAAAGATCTCCATCCCCCAGTGATATCGCTGGCGCTCTCACCGGGTTTGGGGCTCTTCATGGCTGTCTTAGTCCAAATGACCTTCACTGGGAAAAG CTTTATAGGAGGAAATGTGGAAATCAGTCTGACTGCAAACCTGACGGCCAGCAGCTGGCTGTGGCAGGACACTGCGGGCATCCCCAGGTTCAGCTCCAGGAACTGCCACATCACTCTCATTAGTGTTAAAACCAACCTCCCCAGCAG CATGCTGCCCAAAGTCACGAGCAAGTTTCTGAACAGCACCCTCCAGAAAGTGCTGCCAGGTCTA CTGTGTCCAGCTGTTGATGCAGTGCTCAACCTTGTGAACGCAAAATTCACCACCATGGCTT CTGAGATCCCTCTTGGGACTGCTGGGACCCTCCAGTACACTTTGCTGAACCCCCCGATGACAAGTGAAACTTTCATAGAGCTGGATTTGAAG ACCATTCTCCaccaaaaggagggaaaggaggttGACATTCCCATTGACCAACCATCTCTTGCTTCTCTGCCACCAAAGAGGGATGCTGCTACCCAGCTCATCCTGTCTGCAAACTTCTTGAGTGCCGAGCTCTGTATTCTGCAGACGTCCTTCAACCTGGATATCAGCAATAACACA GTTCTTGGGCTTCCCCCGCTGGTGACCACGATGCTTGGAGCCCTCATCCCTGAG ATTTCCAAGGTGCTGCCTCCATCACAGCCATTGGTGATTGAAATGCGAGAAGCGAAAGCACCAGTGATGTCCATAACCCCAGACAAAAGCTTTGTGCAGCTCTTCAGCACTGCTGAGTTTCAGGTTTCCCCTTTGGACTCTGCTCCTGAGTCCCTCTTCGTCCTGGATGTT CATAGCAACCTGGAGGTGCAGTTTGCCATTGAAGATGAAAAGCTGCAGCTCTCCCTCGCTCTGCAAAG tCTGTCTCGGGTGGCCttggcttcctcctccctcGGGATGTTTGAC GAGCTTCCGCTGAAAGGAGTTTTGGCAGATATTGTTCATGTGGCTTATGTGCCATCGATCAACA GGGTGCTGCACGGAGGGGTACCCCTGCCCGACCTGCTGGGCATCACCTACCAACGGGCGAACATCAGCAGGTTCGAG AATGCTCTAGTGCTGGACGTGCCCATCGCAGAGACCTGA